Proteins found in one Rhodovulum sp. MB263 genomic segment:
- a CDS encoding deoxyribodipyrimidine photo-lyase: MSDQAPVIWWVRRDLRLGDNAALAAAAGSGRPVVPLFIHDETVETLGAAAKWRLGEGVSALGRALGERGSRLILRRGDALGVLRRVVSETGAAEIIRSRAYDPAGLARDKAVEAGLDGIGIELRAVAGHLLFEPSTVETGQGGFYKVYTPYWKAVRGRDVPEPAPAPGLIPRPDFWPASDEIESWRMGAALGRGAEVLARHASVGEAAAQGRLGAFVAHRIADYAERRDFPAAEATSGLSEHLSWGEISPRSCWHAGLRAMEDGKAGAETFLRELVWREFAWHLLWHSPHIAERNWREGWDNFPWSTDGDSPEATAWKRGRTGIPFVDAAMREMYVTGTMHNRARMVAASWLTKNLMTHWRVGMDWFADHLTDWDPASNAMGWQWVAGSGPDAAPYFRIFNPETQAAKFDPDGAYRDAWIAEGRDTPAPGALDYFDAIPRAWALSPEAAYPEPAVTPGAGRRRALAAYQAREG; this comes from the coding sequence ATGTCAGACCAAGCGCCCGTGATCTGGTGGGTCCGTCGCGACCTGCGCCTCGGCGACAACGCCGCGCTTGCCGCGGCAGCGGGCTCTGGCCGGCCCGTGGTGCCGCTCTTCATCCATGACGAGACGGTCGAGACGCTGGGCGCGGCGGCGAAATGGCGGCTGGGCGAAGGCGTTTCCGCGCTTGGCCGGGCGCTGGGCGAGCGTGGCTCGCGGCTGATCCTGCGCCGTGGCGATGCGCTCGGGGTGTTGCGCAGAGTGGTGTCCGAAACGGGTGCCGCCGAGATCATCCGGAGCCGTGCCTACGACCCCGCCGGGCTTGCCCGCGACAAGGCTGTCGAGGCCGGGCTTGACGGGATTGGGATCGAGCTTCGCGCTGTTGCCGGGCATCTGCTGTTCGAGCCCTCGACGGTCGAGACCGGGCAGGGCGGGTTCTACAAGGTCTACACGCCCTACTGGAAGGCGGTGCGCGGCCGTGACGTCCCCGAGCCCGCGCCCGCGCCCGGGCTGATCCCGCGCCCCGATTTCTGGCCCGCCAGCGACGAGATCGAGAGCTGGCGGATGGGGGCCGCGCTTGGCCGGGGGGCCGAGGTGCTGGCGCGGCATGCCTCGGTCGGCGAGGCGGCGGCGCAGGGACGGCTGGGCGCCTTCGTGGCGCACAGGATCGCCGATTACGCCGAGCGGCGCGATTTTCCGGCGGCGGAGGCCACCTCGGGCCTATCCGAGCATCTGAGCTGGGGCGAGATTTCCCCGCGCAGCTGCTGGCATGCGGGGCTGAGGGCGATGGAGGACGGCAAGGCCGGGGCCGAGACCTTTCTCAGGGAACTGGTCTGGCGCGAATTCGCCTGGCATCTCCTGTGGCACAGCCCGCATATCGCCGAGCGGAACTGGCGCGAGGGCTGGGACAATTTTCCCTGGTCGACGGATGGCGACAGCCCCGAGGCAACCGCCTGGAAGCGCGGCCGCACCGGCATTCCCTTCGTCGATGCCGCGATGCGCGAGATGTATGTCACCGGCACCATGCATAACCGCGCCCGGATGGTCGCGGCCTCCTGGCTGACCAAGAACCTGATGACCCATTGGCGGGTGGGCATGGACTGGTTCGCCGATCACCTGACCGACTGGGACCCGGCCTCGAATGCGATGGGCTGGCAATGGGTGGCCGGATCGGGCCCCGATGCCGCGCCCTATTTCCGGATCTTCAATCCCGAGACGCAAGCCGCGAAATTCGATCCCGACGGCGCCTATCGCGACGCCTGGATCGCCGAGGGGCGCGACACCCCCGCCCCCGGCGCGCTGGATTATTTCGACGCGATCCCGCGCGCCTGGGCCCTGTCGCCCGAGGCTGCCTATCCGGAACCGGCGGTCACGCCCGGGGCCGGGCGCCGCCGCGCGCTGGCGGCCTATCAGGCACGGGAGGGCTAG
- a CDS encoding aminotransferase class V-fold PLP-dependent enzyme — MVALDTEFVRNQFPAFGCKDLRDKVFCENAGGSYACRYVIWRLHRFYQERKVQPHGAFGVSRLAGEEMDEARTRLAAHLGIARDELHFGPSTSANTYVLSQAFGDWMAPGQAIVVTDQDHEANSGVWRRLAARGIEVREWKVDPGTGHLDPERLEPLLDETVRLVCFPHASNILGEVNDVARITAMVRRAGAFTCVDGVSFAPHGLPDLPALGADIYLFSTYKTFGPHQGAMLVRRELAYQLPNQGHWFNGEDAVRRFDTAGPDHAQVAATAGISDYIDALYDHHVRGGRDAHARAGIVAGMIRAQETLLLAPLLDYLATRPDVRVLGPGRAGPARLPTVSIALDRPAAELAGRLAARGVLAAGGHFYARRLLDAMGIDPKLGVLRLSLLHYTLPEEVDRLIAALDSEL; from the coding sequence ATGGTTGCGCTCGATACCGAATTTGTTCGTAATCAGTTCCCCGCCTTCGGGTGCAAGGATCTGCGCGACAAGGTGTTCTGCGAGAATGCGGGCGGCTCCTATGCCTGCCGCTACGTGATCTGGCGGCTGCACCGCTTCTACCAGGAACGCAAGGTCCAGCCCCATGGCGCCTTCGGCGTCTCGCGCCTTGCGGGCGAAGAGATGGACGAGGCCCGCACCCGCCTTGCCGCGCATCTGGGCATAGCCAGGGACGAGCTGCATTTCGGCCCCTCGACCAGCGCCAATACCTATGTGCTTTCCCAGGCCTTCGGCGACTGGATGGCGCCCGGCCAGGCCATTGTCGTCACCGATCAGGATCACGAGGCCAATTCCGGCGTCTGGCGGCGTCTGGCGGCGCGCGGCATCGAGGTCCGGGAATGGAAGGTCGATCCCGGGACCGGGCATCTCGACCCCGAGCGGCTCGAGCCGCTGCTGGACGAGACCGTGCGGCTGGTCTGCTTTCCGCATGCCTCCAACATTCTCGGCGAGGTCAACGATGTCGCCCGCATCACCGCCATGGTGCGCCGGGCCGGAGCCTTCACCTGCGTCGACGGGGTCAGCTTCGCGCCGCACGGGCTGCCCGATCTGCCCGCGCTCGGGGCCGATATCTACCTGTTCTCGACCTACAAGACCTTCGGGCCGCATCAGGGGGCGATGCTGGTCCGGCGCGAACTGGCCTATCAGCTTCCCAACCAGGGCCACTGGTTCAACGGCGAGGATGCGGTGCGCCGGTTCGACACGGCCGGGCCGGATCATGCGCAGGTGGCGGCCACGGCCGGGATCTCGGATTATATCGACGCGCTTTACGATCATCATGTCCGGGGCGGGCGCGATGCCCATGCCCGGGCCGGGATCGTGGCCGGTATGATCCGGGCACAGGAGACCCTGTTGCTGGCGCCGCTTCTCGACTATCTCGCGACCCGGCCGGATGTGCGGGTGCTCGGCCCGGGCAGGGCCGGGCCGGCGCGTCTGCCGACGGTGTCGATCGCGCTCGACCGGCCGGCTGCCGAGCTCGCCGGGCGTCTGGCGGCGCGCGGCGTGCTGGCTGCGGGCGGGCATTTCTACGCGCGGCGGCTGCTTGATGCGATGGGGATCGACCCTAAGCTGGGCGTGCTGCGCCTGAGCCTGCTGCACTACACCCTCCCCGAAGAGGTTGACCGGCTGATCGCCGCGCTAGATTCGGAACTCTAG
- a CDS encoding BCCT family transporter, which translates to MSDQTTEQLSDQGIPAPEGDADLIETDYEIGQDNIEGSVGPFGFDIHNPVFLVSGLCIMAFVFYALALPAQAGAVFGWLRPFLTSTFDWFFLSAANVFVLFCLALIVLPVGRVRLGGADATPDYSYTGWFAMLFAAGMGIGLMFFGVLEPVYHMAISQPLGTPSPFAADGSLIPGNVDAAREMGLAATIYHWGLHPWAIYAIVALALALFTYNKGLPLTIRSAFYPIFGDRIWGWTGHVIDILAVFATLFGLATSLGFGAQQANAGLSHVFGVPEGLTVQILLITGITAIALISVLRGLDGGVKVLSEINMVVAALLLLFVLLAGPTGTILADFGEGMMAYVKDLPSLSNPFGREDTDYLQGWTAFYWAWWISWSPFVGMFIARVSRGRTVREFVVCVLLIPSLVCVLWMAVFGGAAIDQVLSDPVNSAVKAQVIDTYNPPMSLFAMLEALPWASVTSVIGIVLVIVFFVTSSDSGSLVIDTITAGGKIDAPLPQRVFWCTFEGAVAIVLLVGGGLSALQAMVISTGLPFTLVLLVMCFSIFRGLQTESR; encoded by the coding sequence GATCAGGGCATTCCCGCGCCGGAAGGCGATGCGGACCTGATCGAGACGGATTACGAGATCGGTCAGGACAATATCGAAGGCAGTGTGGGACCCTTCGGTTTCGACATCCACAACCCGGTCTTTCTGGTGTCCGGGCTCTGCATCATGGCCTTCGTGTTCTACGCGCTCGCGCTGCCTGCGCAGGCCGGTGCGGTGTTCGGCTGGCTCAGGCCGTTCCTGACCTCGACCTTCGACTGGTTCTTCCTGAGCGCGGCCAATGTTTTCGTGCTGTTCTGTCTGGCGCTGATCGTGCTGCCGGTGGGGCGGGTCAGGCTGGGCGGCGCCGATGCGACGCCCGATTACAGCTATACGGGCTGGTTCGCGATGCTGTTCGCCGCCGGAATGGGCATCGGGCTGATGTTCTTCGGCGTGCTCGAGCCGGTCTATCACATGGCGATCTCGCAGCCGCTGGGCACGCCCTCGCCCTTTGCCGCCGATGGCAGCCTGATCCCCGGCAATGTCGATGCGGCGCGCGAGATGGGGCTGGCCGCCACGATCTATCACTGGGGCCTGCATCCCTGGGCGATCTATGCCATCGTGGCGCTGGCTTTGGCGCTTTTCACCTATAACAAGGGGCTGCCGCTGACGATCCGCTCGGCCTTCTACCCGATCTTCGGCGACAGGATCTGGGGCTGGACCGGCCATGTCATCGACATTCTCGCGGTCTTCGCCACGCTGTTCGGCCTGGCCACCTCGCTGGGCTTCGGGGCGCAGCAGGCCAATGCCGGGCTGAGCCATGTCTTCGGCGTACCCGAGGGTCTGACGGTGCAGATCCTGCTGATCACCGGCATCACCGCGATCGCCCTGATCTCGGTGCTGCGCGGGCTCGATGGCGGCGTCAAGGTGCTGTCGGAAATCAACATGGTCGTGGCGGCGCTGCTGCTGCTCTTCGTGCTGCTGGCCGGGCCGACCGGGACCATCCTGGCCGATTTCGGCGAGGGCATGATGGCCTATGTCAAGGATCTGCCGTCGCTGTCGAACCCGTTCGGTCGCGAAGATACCGATTACCTGCAGGGCTGGACCGCCTTCTACTGGGCCTGGTGGATCTCCTGGTCGCCCTTCGTCGGCATGTTCATCGCCCGTGTAAGCCGGGGCCGGACGGTGCGCGAATTCGTGGTCTGCGTTCTGCTGATCCCCAGCCTCGTCTGCGTGCTGTGGATGGCGGTCTTCGGCGGTGCGGCCATCGACCAGGTGCTGTCCGATCCGGTGAACAGTGCGGTCAAGGCGCAGGTGATCGACACCTACAACCCGCCGATGTCGCTCTTCGCGATGCTCGAGGCGCTGCCCTGGGCCTCGGTCACCTCGGTGATCGGTATCGTGCTGGTGATCGTGTTCTTCGTCACCTCGTCGGATTCGGGATCGCTGGTCATCGACACGATCACCGCGGGCGGCAAGATCGACGCGCCTCTGCCCCAGCGGGTGTTCTGGTGCACCTTCGAGGGCGCGGTGGCCATCGTTCTGCTGGTCGGGGGCGGGCTCTCGGCGCTGCAGGCTATGGTGATCTCGACCGGGCTGCCCTTCACGCTGGTGCTGCTGGTCATGTGCTTCTCGATCTTCCGGGGGCTGCAGACCGAGAGCCGCTAG